A window of Infirmifilum lucidum contains these coding sequences:
- a CDS encoding phosphoribosyltransferase, which translates to MPRINTKLVSWEEIVNWTYELARKIEESGWKPDIAVSIARGGYVPARLLCDFLDINDLVSVQVLHWGRAAEITSVAHVKYGFQADLRGKRVLLVDDICDTGDSIVVAREYIERNYSPAEIRVAVMQWISSVAKIRPDYYVDEVKEWVWYQYPWTRAEDTTNFLEKIIGEGFKSGKTEWTYDELIGAFKEWYGIDVGDQYYRLALKRIVKSGRIALEGDKIKVVS; encoded by the coding sequence GTGCCCCGCATCAACACCAAGCTCGTGAGCTGGGAGGAGATAGTTAACTGGACGTACGAGCTCGCTAGAAAAATAGAGGAGAGTGGCTGGAAGCCAGACATAGCTGTCTCGATTGCGCGCGGGGGATACGTCCCAGCACGCCTACTCTGTGACTTCCTGGACATAAACGACTTGGTAAGTGTCCAGGTTCTCCACTGGGGTAGAGCAGCCGAGATAACCTCCGTGGCGCACGTCAAGTACGGATTTCAGGCTGACCTTAGAGGTAAAAGGGTGCTTCTTGTCGACGACATATGCGACACGGGGGATTCAATAGTCGTGGCACGCGAATATATCGAGAGAAACTACTCGCCGGCCGAGATAAGGGTTGCAGTGATGCAGTGGATTAGCAGCGTGGCGAAAATCAGGCCAGACTATTACGTCGACGAAGTTAAAGAATGGGTGTGGTACCAATATCCCTGGACAAGAGCGGAAGACACTACTAATTTCCTTGAGAAAATAATCGGTGAGGGGTTCAAATCTGGAAAGACTGAGTGGACTTACGATGAGCTCATAGGAGCCTTTAAAGAGTGGTATGGTATAGACGTGGGAGATCAGTACTATAGGCTTGCACTAAAGAGAATTGTCAAGAGCGGTAGGATCGCTCTGGAAGGCGACAAGATAAAGGTCGTCTCATGA
- a CDS encoding redox-regulated ATPase YchF: MPVQLGVVGKPNTGKSTFFAAATLIDVKRAPYPFTTINPNIGVGYVRLKCVCKELGVKDNPRNSICINGWRFAPIELIDVAGLVPGAWEGRGLGNMFLDHLRRAPALLHVVDAAGATDEEGRPIKPGSHDPMEDVVFLEREIAMWMYQIVYKDWERVSKLIDLQRKYDELYARFSGLGIKPELVQRVIDELGLQNKRATSWSKEDVLQLVTAVRERYKPIIIVANKADLDPAEDNIKRMIKELGSRYKVIPTSAEAELALKKAAKAGLIEYIPGESDFKIIGGLKPEQERALEYIREKVFKRWGSTGVQNAIDTAVFDVLGMIAVFPVENEKKFTDHQGNVLPDVLIVPGDTTARGLAYIVHTDLGENFVSAIDARSGKRVGADERLSHRMVIKIVARA; encoded by the coding sequence GTGCCTGTCCAGCTTGGTGTAGTCGGGAAGCCCAATACAGGGAAGTCGACCTTCTTTGCCGCTGCTACTCTCATCGACGTCAAGAGAGCACCTTACCCCTTCACAACGATAAATCCCAACATAGGTGTGGGATACGTCAGACTCAAGTGTGTATGCAAGGAGCTTGGTGTCAAGGATAATCCTCGCAACTCAATATGTATCAATGGCTGGCGGTTTGCGCCCATTGAACTAATAGATGTTGCCGGGCTTGTCCCCGGGGCTTGGGAAGGCAGGGGACTTGGCAACATGTTCCTAGACCATCTACGGCGGGCACCGGCTCTCCTACATGTTGTCGATGCGGCTGGTGCTACAGACGAGGAGGGGCGTCCCATAAAGCCTGGTAGTCATGACCCTATGGAGGACGTTGTTTTTCTAGAGAGAGAAATAGCGATGTGGATGTACCAGATAGTTTATAAAGACTGGGAGAGGGTATCAAAGCTCATTGACTTGCAGAGAAAGTATGACGAATTATATGCGCGCTTCAGCGGGCTTGGGATAAAGCCTGAACTTGTACAGAGGGTCATTGACGAGTTAGGGCTTCAGAACAAGAGGGCGACCTCCTGGTCGAAGGAAGACGTCTTACAATTAGTGACAGCGGTTCGGGAAAGGTATAAACCGATTATCATAGTCGCAAACAAGGCTGATCTCGACCCGGCAGAGGATAATATTAAGAGGATGATTAAAGAGCTAGGGTCTAGGTACAAGGTGATACCGACGAGCGCGGAGGCAGAGCTCGCTCTAAAGAAGGCGGCTAAAGCGGGACTAATAGAGTATATTCCTGGGGAGAGCGACTTCAAGATCATTGGAGGGCTCAAGCCCGAACAGGAGAGGGCGCTGGAGTACATTAGAGAGAAAGTGTTCAAGCGCTGGGGTAGCACAGGCGTGCAAAACGCAATAGACACAGCTGTCTTCGATGTACTCGGCATGATCGCTGTCTTCCCGGTTGAAAATGAGAAAAAATTTACTGACCATCAAGGCAATGTGTTGCCAGACGTGTTAATCGTGCCTGGGGACACTACGGCTAGGGGACTCGCCTATATTGTTCACACAGACCTAGGCGAGAATTTTGTCTCGGCGATTGATGCCAGAAGCGGGAAGCGGGTGGGTGCGGATGAGAGGCTCTCACACCGCATGGTAATCAAGATAGTAGCCAGGGCCTAG
- a CDS encoding S-methyl-5'-thioadenosine phosphorylase produces the protein MSQTPPRVKIGIIGGSGLYSPDFLEKVQEYKIYTPYGAPSSDIMIGEIKGVKVAFLPRHGKRHSIPPHMINYRANIWALKEIGVERLISVSAVGSLREDYKPGDFVCTDQFIDMTKRRELTFYDGPVVAHVSMADPFCPELRTLCIASAKSLGITVHEKGTYICIEGPRFSTRAESRLWRSFGADIIGMTLIPEVNLAREARMCFLNIAMVTDYDVWAEKPVTAHEVARVMAENTEKVRRLLVELIPKIPEKRGCQCARYLDEALL, from the coding sequence GTGAGCCAGACACCCCCTAGGGTTAAAATCGGCATTATAGGAGGCTCGGGCCTATATTCTCCAGATTTTCTCGAAAAAGTCCAGGAGTATAAGATCTACACGCCTTATGGGGCTCCATCATCAGACATAATGATCGGCGAGATAAAAGGAGTTAAAGTGGCCTTCCTCCCCCGACACGGCAAGAGGCACAGCATACCCCCACATATGATTAATTACCGTGCCAACATCTGGGCTCTGAAAGAGATTGGAGTCGAAAGGCTCATCTCGGTCTCGGCAGTGGGCAGCCTGCGCGAGGACTATAAGCCCGGAGACTTCGTGTGCACAGATCAGTTCATCGACATGACAAAGAGACGCGAATTGACCTTCTACGACGGGCCTGTTGTTGCCCATGTTTCAATGGCTGACCCCTTCTGCCCAGAGTTACGCACACTCTGCATTGCGTCCGCCAAGAGCCTAGGAATAACCGTGCATGAAAAGGGGACTTACATATGTATTGAGGGGCCTCGGTTCAGCACGCGTGCAGAGTCGAGACTCTGGAGAAGCTTCGGGGCGGATATTATAGGGATGACTCTTATCCCAGAAGTTAACTTGGCGCGCGAGGCGCGCATGTGCTTCCTCAATATAGCCATGGTAACCGACTATGACGTGTGGGCTGAGAAGCCTGTTACTGCGCACGAAGTAGCCCGGGTTATGGCCGAGAACACCGAGAAAGTCAGAAGGCTTCTTGTGGAGCTTATTCCGAAGATACCTGAGAAGAGGGGCTGCCAGTGCGCCCGGTATCTGGACGAGGCCCTTCTCTAA
- a CDS encoding MBL fold metallo-hydrolase, with protein MMDIRLLVSRGVFLETGSTRIALDPLVLPRAKPQATFISHAHQDHYSTKVLRKLSNIVMSRVTRKIIDPKRRLKNVIEVNPGETIEIDGLVVEAFHSGHIIGSLQFRITLRDAAIVYTGDFNLEKRVVLQPATPLRGDLILIDGTYGHPAYVFPKRREIYERIISRVKEVAGSGEIVLKSRKLGVAQELTALISMSTSLPVIVEPEIARYNEIYEEYGEILGRYAVSEEPRRGAPLITRLSRRLPRNIPAIPVTGWALKTGIPLSSHADFSQLVEYVKRSKAQVVVPVCGFREEFSRYIRENLGVDSYSGKDISIRL; from the coding sequence ATGATGGACATCAGGCTGCTCGTAAGTAGGGGCGTTTTCCTCGAGACTGGATCGACAAGAATTGCCCTTGACCCTCTTGTCCTTCCCCGTGCAAAACCACAAGCCACATTTATCTCACATGCCCACCAGGATCATTACTCCACGAAAGTTCTGAGAAAACTTTCGAATATCGTGATGAGCAGAGTTACAAGGAAGATCATAGACCCCAAAAGGAGGCTGAAAAACGTGATCGAAGTAAATCCGGGAGAGACCATCGAGATTGACGGCTTAGTAGTAGAGGCATTTCATTCTGGCCACATCATAGGTAGCTTACAGTTCAGAATCACGCTAAGAGACGCTGCGATCGTGTACACCGGTGACTTTAACCTGGAGAAGAGAGTGGTGCTTCAACCCGCAACCCCATTGCGTGGAGACTTGATCCTAATTGATGGAACATACGGACACCCTGCCTATGTCTTCCCGAAAAGGAGGGAGATATATGAGAGAATAATATCGCGTGTCAAAGAGGTAGCAGGAAGTGGGGAGATTGTGCTTAAGTCACGAAAACTCGGGGTCGCCCAGGAGCTTACTGCATTAATAAGTATGTCGACGAGTCTGCCAGTCATTGTTGAGCCGGAGATTGCTAGGTATAACGAGATATACGAGGAGTATGGGGAGATCCTAGGGAGGTATGCTGTTAGTGAGGAGCCCAGACGTGGTGCGCCACTAATAACTAGGCTGTCGCGGAGGCTCCCTAGAAATATTCCTGCCATACCCGTCACAGGCTGGGCCCTAAAGACCGGCATTCCGCTAAGTAGCCACGCTGACTTCAGCCAACTTGTAGAATACGTGAAGAGGAGCAAGGCGCAGGTTGTTGTTCCAGTGTGCGGTTTCAGAGAAGAGTTCTCGAGATACATACGGGAAAACCTAGGTGTGGACTCGTACTCCGGTAAGGACATTAGCATAAGGTTGTAA
- the endA gene encoding tRNA-intron lyase, translating into MEQCEKIRGVLLGGRVVIFDREKANALYFRGGFFGRFFTVPKPKTPDVKKELELSLFDAVYLAERGCLEVLNESGEAVSIDALKQLARRVYENFDDAYAVYKDLRGRGYVVKSGMKFGSTFAVYKLGPGIDHAPFLVHVLNYDSKLDPLEIIRAGRLSHSVKKKFILAYRDPIDGKIRYFVFKWFM; encoded by the coding sequence GTGGAGCAGTGTGAGAAGATTAGGGGCGTGCTCCTCGGGGGGCGCGTAGTTATTTTTGACCGCGAGAAGGCAAATGCCCTATATTTTAGAGGAGGGTTCTTCGGGCGTTTTTTTACTGTCCCGAAGCCAAAGACTCCTGATGTAAAGAAGGAACTCGAGCTCTCACTGTTCGACGCTGTATACCTGGCAGAGCGTGGGTGCCTGGAGGTTTTAAATGAAAGTGGTGAAGCAGTAAGTATAGACGCTCTTAAACAGCTTGCCAGAAGGGTTTATGAGAATTTTGACGACGCATATGCTGTCTACAAGGATCTGAGAGGCCGGGGCTATGTAGTCAAGTCTGGCATGAAGTTCGGCTCGACTTTTGCCGTCTACAAGCTCGGGCCTGGGATTGACCATGCCCCGTTCTTGGTACATGTTCTCAACTATGACAGTAAACTGGATCCCCTAGAGATCATCCGGGCAGGCAGGCTCTCCCACTCTGTGAAGAAGAAGTTTATACTGGCCTATAGAGATCCGATAGACGGCAAAATAAGATACTTTGTTTTTAAGTGGTTCATGTAG